One region of Caldimonas thermodepolymerans genomic DNA includes:
- a CDS encoding transglutaminase family protein produces the protein MNAAFASYRIEHDTRYDYGAPVSASWQLARLTPRALPWQHTLWHTLVPDPTPDECTTGLDACGNAVTRFALHRRHTHLEVRMACQVEVAPRPAWAPAVPEPWEAVREASMRGGLDAALMRETTPGLPWSQAARDYAAASLHPGRDWLEAVLELMQRIHREFEFVPGATTVSTPVDAVLAERKGVCQDFAQLMITCLRTHGLPARYMSGYLLTHPPEGQPRLVGADATHAWVAAHSPQHGWVELDPTNGCLADTRYVTLAWGRDFAEAGPLRGVILGGGEQRLEVKVSVWPLDSGGR, from the coding sequence ATGAACGCCGCCTTCGCCAGCTACCGCATCGAGCACGACACGCGCTACGACTACGGCGCACCGGTCTCGGCGTCCTGGCAGCTCGCGCGCCTGACGCCCCGCGCGCTGCCGTGGCAGCACACGCTGTGGCACACGCTGGTGCCCGACCCCACGCCGGACGAATGCACCACCGGCCTCGATGCCTGCGGCAACGCGGTCACGCGCTTTGCGCTGCACCGCAGGCACACCCACCTCGAGGTGCGCATGGCCTGCCAGGTGGAGGTGGCCCCGCGCCCGGCATGGGCCCCGGCCGTGCCCGAGCCGTGGGAGGCCGTGCGCGAGGCGTCGATGCGTGGTGGCCTCGACGCGGCCCTGATGCGCGAGACGACGCCGGGCCTGCCCTGGTCGCAGGCGGCGCGCGACTACGCCGCCGCGAGCCTGCACCCCGGGCGCGACTGGCTCGAGGCCGTGCTGGAGCTGATGCAGCGCATCCACCGCGAGTTCGAGTTCGTGCCCGGGGCCACCACGGTCAGCACCCCGGTCGATGCGGTGCTCGCCGAGCGCAAGGGCGTGTGCCAGGACTTCGCGCAGCTGATGATCACCTGCCTGCGCACCCACGGCCTGCCGGCGCGCTACATGTCCGGCTACCTGCTGACCCATCCGCCCGAGGGCCAGCCGCGCCTGGTCGGCGCCGACGCGACGCACGCCTGGGTGGCGGCGCATTCGCCGCAGCACGGCTGGGTGGAACTCGACCCGACCAACGGCTGCCTGGCCGACACGCGCTACGTCACGCTGGCCTGGGGGCGCGACTTCGCCGAAGCCGGACCGCTGCGCGGGGTGATCCTGGGGGGCGGGGAGCAGCGGCTGGAGGTGAAGGTCAGCGTCTGGCCGCTGGACAGCGGCGGTCGATGA
- the modB gene encoding molybdate ABC transporter permease subunit, with protein MDRLRVADRCDADDLPAALPIPRRDLPPMLTDLEREALCLSLQVAAWATLLCLPPAIGVAWLLSRSRLPGKALLEALVHAPLVLPPVVVGYLLLITLGTRAPLGRWLHQQFDIQLIFTTEGAVVAAAVMAFPLMVRAIRLSLEAVDRGLEVAARTLGAGRWDAFATVTLPLMLPGILSGCMMAFAASLGEFGATITFASNVEGETRTLPLAIYTATQTPDGDALALRLVALSMALALGALVLSGLLERRTRRWLGRA; from the coding sequence ATGGATAGACTTCGGGTCGCCGACCGCTGCGACGCCGATGACCTGCCTGCTGCCCTGCCGATTCCCCGCCGGGACCTGCCGCCCATGCTGACCGACCTCGAACGGGAAGCCCTGTGCCTGAGCCTGCAGGTGGCGGCCTGGGCCACGCTGCTGTGCCTGCCGCCCGCGATCGGCGTGGCCTGGCTGCTGTCGCGCAGCCGGCTGCCCGGCAAGGCGCTGCTGGAAGCCCTGGTGCATGCACCGCTGGTGCTGCCGCCGGTGGTGGTCGGCTACCTGCTGCTGATCACGCTGGGCACGCGCGCGCCGCTCGGGCGCTGGCTCCACCAGCAGTTCGACATTCAGCTGATCTTCACGACCGAGGGCGCCGTGGTCGCCGCCGCGGTGATGGCCTTCCCGCTGATGGTGCGCGCGATCCGCCTGTCGCTGGAGGCGGTGGACCGCGGGCTGGAAGTCGCCGCGCGCACGCTCGGCGCCGGGCGCTGGGACGCCTTCGCCACGGTCACGCTGCCGCTGATGCTGCCGGGCATCCTGTCGGGCTGCATGATGGCGTTCGCCGCCAGCCTCGGCGAGTTCGGCGCCACCATCACCTTCGCCTCCAACGTCGAGGGCGAGACGCGCACGCTGCCGCTGGCGATCTACACCGCCACGCAGACGCCCGACGGCGACGCGCTGGCACTGCGCCTGGTGGCGCTGTCGATGGCGCTGGCGCTGGGCGCGCTGGTGCTGTCCGGGCTGCTGGAGCGGCGCACCCGCCGCTGGCTGGGGCGCGCATGA
- a CDS encoding symmetrical bis(5'-nucleosyl)-tetraphosphatase, whose protein sequence is MIYLIGDLQGCCDALDRLLATLDFSPSRDRLYVLGDLVNRGPCSRRTLHVLRGFGDAATCLLGNHDLHLLAVAHGVRPLHRSDTVRDILDAPDRDELLDWLRQQRMAVQAHGWLMVHAGVAPAWDAALTLQLAGEVEAALRSPEAGDFFHAMYGNEPARWSDDLQGHDRLRNAVNTLTRLRFCTPDGHMDFAAKDGADQAPPGHLPWFEVPGRKTAGVPIAFGHWSTLGLINRPDLLALDTGCVWGGQLTAARIDGGRREIIQVPCQQAQKPG, encoded by the coding sequence ATGATCTACCTCATCGGAGACCTCCAGGGCTGCTGCGACGCCCTGGACCGCCTGCTCGCCACGCTGGATTTCAGCCCGTCGCGCGACCGCCTCTACGTGCTCGGCGACCTGGTCAACCGGGGCCCCTGTTCGCGCCGCACGCTGCATGTGCTGCGCGGCTTCGGCGACGCGGCGACCTGCCTGCTCGGCAACCACGACCTGCACCTGCTGGCCGTCGCGCATGGCGTGCGCCCGCTGCACCGCAGCGACACGGTGCGCGACATCCTCGACGCGCCCGACCGCGACGAGCTGCTCGACTGGCTGCGCCAGCAGCGCATGGCGGTGCAGGCACACGGCTGGCTAATGGTGCACGCCGGCGTCGCCCCGGCCTGGGACGCGGCGCTGACCCTGCAGCTGGCCGGCGAGGTCGAGGCCGCGCTGCGCTCGCCCGAGGCCGGCGACTTCTTCCACGCGATGTACGGCAACGAGCCGGCCCGCTGGAGCGACGACCTGCAGGGCCACGACCGCCTGCGCAACGCCGTCAACACGCTGACGCGGCTGCGCTTCTGCACGCCCGACGGCCACATGGACTTCGCCGCCAAGGACGGCGCCGACCAGGCCCCGCCCGGCCACCTGCCCTGGTTCGAGGTGCCCGGCCGCAAGACCGCCGGCGTGCCGATCGCCTTCGGCCACTGGTCGACGCTCGGCCTCATCAACCGCCCCGACCTGCTGGCGCTGGACACCGGCTGCGTCTGGGGCGGGCAGCTCACCGCCGCCCGCATCGACGGCGGCCGGCGCGAGATCATCCAGGTGCCCTGCCAGCAGGCGCAGAAGCCGGGTTGA
- a CDS encoding hemolysin family protein produces MDAALLIFLILLNGVFAMSEMALTAARKVRLQVMVENGEAGAQAALDLHENPTKFLSVVQIGITSIGVLNGIVGESAFAGPLAVWLLEMFPLAEAAAGILATGLVVACITFLTIIFGELVPKRLGQMYPETVSRIVARPMNWLSYVAKPFVVVLTGATQAVLGLLGLKDMPVRMVTEEEIAASLEEGLDAGVIEAHEHQMVRNVFRLDERQITSMMIPRGDIVWLDASEPPEKALAIVASTEHSRYPVCRGGLDDVIGVMTARQLLQQLAHGREVNLEAGLQTPVFVPETLTGMELLESFRASDMQMVFVVDEYGEIQGMITLQDVLEAITGEFASAVPGEAWMVKRDDGSWLVDGLIPVQELKDRLLLKELPDEDRGRYNTLAGMLMLLLGRLPKTADVVEWEGWRFEVVDLDGKRVDKVLATQLPPPPAEPEA; encoded by the coding sequence ATGGACGCTGCGTTACTGATCTTCCTCATCCTGCTCAATGGCGTGTTCGCCATGTCCGAGATGGCCCTGACGGCGGCACGCAAGGTGCGGCTCCAGGTGATGGTCGAAAACGGTGAGGCCGGCGCGCAGGCGGCGCTGGACCTGCACGAGAACCCCACCAAGTTCCTCTCGGTCGTGCAGATCGGCATCACGTCGATCGGGGTGCTCAACGGTATCGTCGGCGAGAGCGCGTTCGCCGGTCCGCTGGCGGTGTGGCTGCTGGAGATGTTCCCGCTGGCAGAGGCGGCCGCCGGCATCCTGGCCACCGGCCTGGTGGTGGCCTGCATCACCTTCCTGACCATCATCTTCGGCGAGCTGGTGCCCAAGCGCCTGGGGCAGATGTACCCCGAGACGGTCTCGCGCATCGTCGCGCGGCCGATGAACTGGCTGTCCTACGTGGCCAAGCCCTTCGTGGTGGTGCTCACCGGCGCGACGCAGGCGGTGCTGGGCCTGCTGGGGCTGAAGGACATGCCGGTGCGCATGGTCACCGAGGAGGAAATCGCCGCCAGCCTCGAGGAAGGCCTGGATGCGGGCGTGATCGAGGCGCACGAGCACCAGATGGTGCGCAACGTGTTCCGCCTCGACGAGCGCCAGATCACCTCGATGATGATCCCGCGCGGCGACATCGTCTGGCTGGATGCCTCCGAGCCGCCCGAGAAGGCGCTGGCGATCGTCGCGTCCACCGAGCACTCGCGCTACCCGGTCTGCCGCGGCGGGCTGGACGACGTGATCGGCGTGATGACCGCGCGCCAGCTGCTGCAGCAGCTCGCGCACGGCCGCGAGGTGAACCTGGAGGCCGGCCTGCAGACGCCGGTGTTCGTGCCCGAGACGCTGACCGGCATGGAGCTGCTGGAGAGCTTCCGCGCCTCGGACATGCAGATGGTGTTCGTCGTCGACGAGTACGGCGAGATCCAGGGCATGATCACCCTGCAGGACGTGCTGGAGGCCATCACCGGCGAGTTCGCCTCGGCGGTGCCGGGCGAGGCCTGGATGGTCAAGCGCGACGACGGTTCCTGGCTGGTCGACGGCCTGATCCCGGTGCAGGAGCTGAAGGACCGCCTGCTGCTCAAGGAGCTGCCCGACGAGGACCGCGGCCGCTACAACACGCTGGCCGGCATGCTGATGCTGCTGCTCGGGCGCCTGCCCAAGACGGCCGACGTGGTCGAATGGGAAGGCTGGCGCTTCGAGGTCGTGGACCTGGACGGCAAGCGCGTCGACAAGGTGCTGGCCACCCAGCTGCCCCCGCCGCCGGCCGAGCCGGAAGCCTGA
- the modC gene encoding molybdenum ABC transporter ATP-binding protein, with amino-acid sequence MIELAFRRDLGPLQLQVQVQLPSQGITAIFGRSGSGKTSLINAVAGLLRPDAGRIRVGERVFFDAARRIDLPMEQRGIGYVFQDARLFPHLSVEGNLRYGLKRWRGAPRIGFDAVVEVLGIGHLLQRRPHALSGGERQRVALGRALLRQPQLLLMDEPLAALDAPRKAEVLPYIEQLCEEFALPALYVSHSVDEITRLADHLVIVSEGRTVTHGPLAEVMSNPEHAPLIGRFEAGVVLDCQVARHDPHYQLSTLRFADGELRVPLVDLPEGTPVRARLRARDVGVALSPPTDVSLTNRLQGTVLALTPRDGPYMDVAIGLGSTQVRALITRESCDRLKLAVGQTVWAMVKSVALDSRSVGFARRPRAQAPAPEDAPSG; translated from the coding sequence ATGATCGAGCTCGCCTTCCGCCGCGACCTCGGCCCCCTGCAGCTGCAGGTGCAGGTGCAGCTGCCCTCGCAGGGCATCACCGCGATCTTCGGCCGCAGCGGCTCGGGCAAGACCAGCCTGATCAATGCCGTGGCCGGCCTGCTGCGCCCGGATGCCGGGCGCATCCGGGTGGGCGAGCGGGTGTTCTTCGACGCGGCACGGCGCATCGACCTGCCGATGGAGCAGCGCGGCATCGGCTACGTGTTCCAGGACGCCCGGCTGTTCCCGCACCTGAGCGTCGAGGGCAACCTGCGCTATGGCCTCAAGCGCTGGCGTGGCGCGCCGCGCATCGGCTTCGACGCGGTGGTCGAGGTGCTGGGCATCGGGCACCTGCTGCAACGCCGCCCGCACGCCCTGTCCGGCGGCGAGCGCCAGCGCGTCGCGCTCGGCCGGGCGCTGCTGCGCCAGCCGCAGCTGCTGCTGATGGACGAGCCGCTGGCCGCCCTCGATGCGCCGCGCAAGGCCGAGGTGCTGCCCTACATCGAGCAGCTGTGCGAGGAGTTCGCGCTGCCGGCGCTGTACGTGAGCCACTCGGTCGACGAGATCACGCGCCTGGCCGACCACCTGGTGATCGTCAGCGAAGGCCGCACCGTGACCCACGGCCCGCTGGCCGAGGTGATGTCCAACCCCGAGCACGCGCCGCTGATCGGCCGCTTCGAGGCGGGCGTGGTGCTGGACTGCCAGGTCGCGCGGCACGACCCGCACTACCAGCTGTCCACGCTGCGCTTTGCCGACGGCGAGCTGCGCGTGCCGTTGGTGGACCTGCCCGAAGGCACGCCGGTGCGCGCCCGGCTGCGCGCGCGCGACGTCGGCGTGGCGCTGTCGCCGCCCACCGACGTGAGCCTGACCAACCGGCTGCAAGGCACCGTGCTCGCCCTGACCCCGCGCGACGGCCCCTACATGGACGTCGCCATCGGCCTGGGCTCGACGCAGGTGCGCGCGCTGATCACGCGCGAATCGTGCGACCGCCTGAAGCTCGCGGTCGGGCAGACCGTGTGGGCGATGGTCAAGTCGGTGGCGCTGGACAGCCGCAGCGTGGGCTTCGCGCGCCGGCCGCGGGCACAGGCGCCGGCACCGGAGGACGCGCCGTCCGGCTGA
- a CDS encoding class 1 fructose-bisphosphatase has translation MGKRISLTQYLVEQQRLHGHIPAQLRLLIEVVARACKRIAISVNKGALGDVLGSAGTENVQGEVQKKLDVICNEVLIEANEWGGHLAAMASEEMEGIYLVPNRFPRGEYLLLFDPLDGSSNIDVNVSIGTIFSVLKKPDDHAGVSEQDFLQPGRQQAAAGYCIYGPQTTLVLTVGDGVAMFTLDREQGSWVLTQDQVTIPEDTKEFAINMSNMRHWAPPVRRYIDECLAGKEGPRGKDFNMRWIASMVADVHRILTRGGIFMYPWDKREPDKPGKLRLMYEANPMSFIVEQAGGAATNGLQRILDIQPTKLHERVSVILGSKNEVERVTAYHREAAQ, from the coding sequence ATGGGTAAACGCATCAGCCTCACCCAGTACCTGGTCGAGCAGCAGCGCCTGCACGGGCACATCCCCGCCCAGCTGCGCCTGCTGATCGAGGTCGTCGCGCGCGCGTGCAAGCGCATCGCGATCAGCGTCAACAAGGGCGCGCTCGGCGACGTGCTGGGCAGCGCCGGCACCGAGAACGTGCAGGGCGAGGTCCAGAAGAAGCTGGACGTCATCTGCAACGAGGTGCTGATCGAGGCCAACGAATGGGGCGGTCACCTCGCCGCGATGGCGTCGGAGGAGATGGAAGGCATCTACCTGGTGCCCAACCGCTTCCCGCGCGGCGAATACCTGCTGCTGTTCGACCCGCTGGACGGTTCGTCCAACATCGACGTCAACGTCAGCATCGGCACGATCTTCTCGGTGCTGAAGAAGCCCGACGACCACGCCGGCGTCAGCGAGCAGGACTTCCTCCAGCCCGGCCGCCAGCAGGCCGCCGCCGGCTACTGCATCTACGGCCCGCAGACCACGCTGGTGCTGACCGTGGGCGACGGCGTTGCGATGTTCACGCTGGACCGCGAGCAGGGTTCCTGGGTGCTGACGCAGGACCAGGTCACGATCCCCGAGGACACCAAGGAATTCGCGATCAACATGAGCAACATGCGCCACTGGGCCCCGCCCGTGCGGCGCTACATCGACGAGTGCCTGGCCGGCAAGGAAGGTCCGCGCGGCAAGGACTTCAACATGCGCTGGATCGCCTCGATGGTGGCCGACGTGCACCGCATCCTCACGCGCGGCGGCATCTTCATGTACCCCTGGGACAAGCGCGAGCCCGACAAGCCCGGCAAGCTGCGCCTGATGTACGAGGCCAACCCGATGAGCTTCATCGTCGAGCAGGCCGGCGGCGCCGCGACCAACGGCCTGCAGCGCATCCTGGACATCCAGCCGACCAAGCTGCACGAGCGCGTCAGCGTGATCCTAGGCTCGAAGAACGAGGTCGAGCGCGTCACCGCCTACCACCGCGAAGCCGCGCAATGA